In Hymenobacter volaticus, the genomic window GTGGTGAAGGTGAAAGGGTTGCAATTGGTGAGGCTAAAGCAGCAACACGCAATACAACACAAACTTATACAGGTAATCACCGGCTTTGTAAGCGTTTTTACGTAGTGTACCTACATACATCGGCATGTAGGCATAAGGTTAAGCTTTTACTTCGCTGCATGTGCTTGCCTGCTCGGTGTTTTACGTAAGATTCTCATTCAATTTCCTGGTTACCATGAAATACAACCTGTTAGGCAATACTGGCCTGAAGGTATCGGAGCTGTGCTTGGGTACCATGACATACGGCGGCAAAGGGTGGGCAGCGGCCATGGGCTCGCTGGACCAGCAAGCCGTAGACGAGCAAATTAAGCGCGCTGTAGAGGCAGGCATCAACTTCATCGACACGGCCAACGTCTATTCGGAAGGCATGTCGGAAGAGCTAACCGGCCAGTCCATCCATAATTTGGGTTTGTCGCGCGATTCGCTAGTGCTTGCCACCAAAGTGCGCGGCAAGATGGGCGAAGGGCCCAACCAAGTCGGCCTAACCCGCAAGCACATTTTCGACCAGGTGGAAAGCTCCTTGAAGCGGTTGAAAACCGACTACATCGACCTTTATCAAATCCATAGCTACGATCCGCTAACCCCCATAGAAGATACCTTGCGTGCCCTCGATGACTTGGTACGAAGCGGCAAGGTGCGATACATCGGGGCGAGCAACGTGGCTGCTTGGCAACTGATGAAAGCGCTGAGCTACTCCACTTACAACCACATCGAGAAGTTCGTGTCGTTGCAAGCGTACTACACCGTTGCTGGCCGCGACTTGGAGCGCGAGCTGGTACCGCTGCTGCTCGACCAAAAAGTAGGTTTGATGGTGTGGAGCCCGCTGGCGGGCGGCTTCCTGAGCGGCAAGTTCACCCGCGACCAACAAAGCGAAGAAGGTGCTCGCCGGTTGAACTTCGACTTCCCACCCGTAGACAAGGACAAAGCCTTCGACATTCTCGATGTGCTCCGCCCCCTCGCCGAAACTAAAGGTGTTTCCGTTGCCCAATTGGCACTGGCTTGGCTGCTGCATCAGCCAGTAGTTACGAGCGTGATTATTGGCGCAAAGAAAATGGAGCAGCTAGAAGACAACCTAAAATCCGTGGACGTACAACTGACCTCGGAGGAACTGAAGCAGCTAGATGAAGTCAGCAAGCTAGCTCCCGAATACCCCGGCTGGATGCTAGACTTCACGGCCCCCGACCGGCAGCCATAGCTCCCTCCTACTAACACCGCGCACAAAAGCTAGAGCCCAGTGGAAACAAGTAGTTTCCACTGGGCTCTAGCTTTTGGTAGGAAAATTAGGGAAGTACGATTTCCGTTTGGCAACTTATGCGGCGCCTTCTCTTCAAAGGTTCTCTCCTATTTCCTATCTAATCTAATCAGCCCGTCATGCTGAGCTTGTCGAAGCGTCTCGCGTGCTGACGTTGCCAAACTATACCAGTCATGCTGAGCAGAGCCGAAGCATCTCGCTCGAATCGTTGAGTTAGCGTTACAACGTCAGCACGCGAGATGCTTCGGCTCCGCTCAGCATGACGGGCTTTGAATGACTGAGTTGAGAGCAGTTGCTGAAAGATTATACCTCTAGTTTTCCCTCAAACACGCGTTGCGCTGGTCCGATGAGGAAAATATTGGTGAAAGCGCCATTGGGCTGCGCCTCGAAGGTGACGCGCAACTCGCCGCCGGGGGTGAGCAGGCGCACGGGGCTTTGCGCGCCGTGCTGCGAAGCCGCCAAGGCTACGGCCGTAACGCCGGTGCCACAACTCAAGGTTTCGTCTTCGACGCCACGCTCGTAGGTGCGTACTTGCCACGGCAGGTCGGGGGTTTCGGGCACTTCCGCGAAATTGATGTTGGTGCCATGCTCGCGGAAAAGCTCGCCGTAACGAATAGCGCGGCCTTCTGCAAATACGTTGAGGTCGGCGAGCGTGCTGGCGGGCATAAAGCGCACGAGGTGCGGCGAACCAGTGTTCAGGAATACGCCGTCGTGCGCTTCGATTTGCTGATGGCCGCTTACGTCCTGCATGCGCATGTGCACGGTGCCATCGGCATCTATCTGCGCCTCGTGCGGGCCGTCGGCGGCTAAGAAGCGGGTGGTGCTTTCGATGACGCCTAGCTGCTTGGCAAAGGCAACGGTGCAGCGGCCGCCGTTGCCGCACATCGAGCCAATACGCCCATCGGCGTTGAAGTACACCATCTCGAAATCGTAGTCGGGGTGCTGACGGAGCAGGATAAGGCCATCGGCCCCGATGCCACGGCGCCGGTCGCAGAGGTGATGCACGAGGGCGTGGTTGGTTTCGTCGAAGTGGTGGGCGCGGTCGTCCACCATCACGAAGTCATTGCCGGTGCCTTGGTATTTGAAGAAGGAAAGAGTCACGGGAAGTAGATCAGACGAATTTGCGCAGCAGGGCTATCTGCCCGGCGTGGTAAAGATAATGCTGAATAACGCCGTGCAGTAATACATAGATGGATACACCGGAACCATCGTCGCGCTGGCGCGCATCACCAATCACCGTATCCAACTCCGCTGCGGGCAGAGCTTCGGTAATAGCCACTAACTGTTCGTGCGCTTCGTGGAGTTCCTGCCGTGTGCGTAGCCAAGCAGCTTCATCGGCAACAACCGGAAAAGAGGGCCAGTCGTCGCGGGTCATGGCCGTGTGTTGGCGGGCTTCCACCCGTTGGGCTACGGTTACGGTCCAGGTGGTTAGGTGCCGCACTAGCTCGCCAATGGTGTGTACGCCGGGCCACGGATAAGCGGCGGCTTGCGCGGCCGTAATATCGACTAACGTTTGTTGCAGCGAGGGTCCAGACCAAGCGTCGCCATTGAAAGCGCGGCGGAGTTGGTCGGCAATGCGTTCTGGTTCAGACATAGAATCGGTCGGTGATTGTTCAGGGTTTTCAGACACTGCTTACTTAATGTAGCGTAGTCTAGTTTTTTGAAAAACGAGAAACCTTCTCTCGGAAGCCTATTCAACAAGCGCCTATTAAGCAAGCCGACACGCATCAACCAACGGCCAACAATTACCTTTGCCCTGCATGTATACTTTCCTTACCACTA contains:
- a CDS encoding aldo/keto reductase, with protein sequence MKYNLLGNTGLKVSELCLGTMTYGGKGWAAAMGSLDQQAVDEQIKRAVEAGINFIDTANVYSEGMSEELTGQSIHNLGLSRDSLVLATKVRGKMGEGPNQVGLTRKHIFDQVESSLKRLKTDYIDLYQIHSYDPLTPIEDTLRALDDLVRSGKVRYIGASNVAAWQLMKALSYSTYNHIEKFVSLQAYYTVAGRDLERELVPLLLDQKVGLMVWSPLAGGFLSGKFTRDQQSEEGARRLNFDFPPVDKDKAFDILDVLRPLAETKGVSVAQLALAWLLHQPVVTSVIIGAKKMEQLEDNLKSVDVQLTSEELKQLDEVSKLAPEYPGWMLDFTAPDRQP
- the dapF gene encoding diaminopimelate epimerase codes for the protein MTLSFFKYQGTGNDFVMVDDRAHHFDETNHALVHHLCDRRRGIGADGLILLRQHPDYDFEMVYFNADGRIGSMCGNGGRCTVAFAKQLGVIESTTRFLAADGPHEAQIDADGTVHMRMQDVSGHQQIEAHDGVFLNTGSPHLVRFMPASTLADLNVFAEGRAIRYGELFREHGTNINFAEVPETPDLPWQVRTYERGVEDETLSCGTGVTAVALAASQHGAQSPVRLLTPGGELRVTFEAQPNGAFTNIFLIGPAQRVFEGKLEV
- a CDS encoding DinB family protein, yielding MSEPERIADQLRRAFNGDAWSGPSLQQTLVDITAAQAAAYPWPGVHTIGELVRHLTTWTVTVAQRVEARQHTAMTRDDWPSFPVVADEAAWLRTRQELHEAHEQLVAITEALPAAELDTVIGDARQRDDGSGVSIYVLLHGVIQHYLYHAGQIALLRKFV